The following proteins are encoded in a genomic region of Sphingopyxis sp. YF1:
- the zwf gene encoding glucose-6-phosphate dehydrogenase has translation MVVSVKVETLVLFGATGDLAQRMLFPSLYNLHLDGLLAPELTIVASGRSQMDRAACHAMVRGALADHLPADQIDEAATARFLDRIDYCPVDAGAGTGYDDLAAMLGDRLGRPIGAYLSTPPSMFGPIAQGLKRAGIACAECRIAMEKPIGHDLASSREVNAEVGDAFAEEHVFRIDHYLGKETVQNLLALRFANMLFEPLWNAQAIDHVQITVAETVGLEGRVSYYDGVGALKDMVQNHMLQLLAIIAMEPPASVSATAVRDEKVKLLRSLRKLGAEDIKAHSVKGQYGSGAVNGAAVAGYADELGHPSNTETFVAIKAHIDNWRWKGVPFYLRTGKRMPQRKSEVLIQFKPVPHNIFAGVGAGRLDANSMIINLQPEENIRVKVMAKQPGLDRDGVKLKEVTMDVSLSHSFAGERRRIAYERLLLDFIEGDQTLFVRRDEVEAQWQWIDSIRDAWAAVDMASQTYTAGSWGPSSAIALIERDGASWHD, from the coding sequence ATGGTCGTGAGCGTCAAAGTCGAGACATTGGTGCTGTTCGGGGCGACCGGCGACCTCGCCCAGCGCATGCTTTTTCCCTCGCTCTACAATCTCCATCTCGACGGGCTGCTCGCACCGGAACTGACGATCGTCGCCTCGGGGCGGTCGCAGATGGACCGCGCTGCCTGCCACGCGATGGTGCGCGGGGCGCTGGCCGACCATCTTCCGGCCGACCAGATCGACGAGGCGGCCACGGCGCGCTTCCTCGATCGCATCGACTATTGCCCCGTCGATGCCGGGGCCGGCACGGGGTACGACGATCTCGCGGCGATGCTCGGCGACCGGCTCGGCCGCCCGATCGGCGCCTATCTCTCGACGCCGCCGTCGATGTTCGGACCGATCGCGCAGGGGCTCAAGCGTGCGGGTATCGCTTGCGCCGAATGCCGGATCGCGATGGAAAAGCCGATCGGCCACGACCTTGCCTCGTCGCGCGAGGTCAATGCCGAGGTCGGCGACGCCTTCGCCGAAGAGCATGTGTTCCGCATCGACCATTATCTGGGCAAGGAAACGGTCCAGAACCTGCTCGCGCTGCGCTTCGCCAACATGCTGTTCGAACCCTTGTGGAACGCGCAGGCGATCGATCATGTCCAGATCACCGTCGCCGAGACCGTCGGGCTCGAAGGCCGCGTGTCCTATTATGACGGCGTCGGCGCCTTGAAGGACATGGTCCAGAACCACATGCTCCAGCTGCTCGCGATCATCGCGATGGAGCCGCCCGCGAGCGTGAGCGCGACCGCGGTGCGCGACGAAAAGGTCAAGCTGCTGCGCTCCTTGCGCAAGCTCGGTGCCGAGGACATCAAGGCGCACAGCGTCAAGGGCCAGTACGGCAGCGGCGCGGTGAACGGCGCCGCGGTCGCGGGCTATGCCGACGAACTCGGCCACCCGTCGAACACCGAGACCTTCGTCGCGATCAAGGCGCATATCGACAATTGGCGCTGGAAGGGGGTGCCCTTCTACCTGCGCACCGGCAAGCGCATGCCGCAGCGCAAGTCGGAGGTGCTGATCCAGTTCAAGCCCGTGCCGCACAATATCTTCGCGGGCGTCGGCGCGGGCAGGCTCGATGCGAACAGCATGATCATCAACCTCCAGCCCGAAGAGAATATCCGGGTCAAGGTGATGGCGAAGCAGCCGGGGCTCGACCGCGACGGGGTGAAGCTCAAGGAGGTGACGATGGACGTCTCGCTCTCGCACAGCTTCGCCGGCGAGCGCCGCCGCATCGCTTACGAGCGCCTGTTGCTCGACTTTATCGAGGGCGACCAGACTTTGTTCGTGCGCCGCGACGAGGTCGAGGCGCAGTGGCAGTGGATCGACTCGATCCGCGACGCCTGGGCCGCGGTCGACATGGCATCGCAGACCTACACCGCGGGAAGCTGGGGGCCGTCGAGCGCGATTGCGCTGATCGAGCGCGACGGGGCGAGCTGGCATGATTGA